CGGTGAAGGCGCGGCGCACCATCTCCTCCTTGTGGCAGACCAGGAACACATCCGCGCCGGCACGGATGGTCTCCACCGCCACCTGCTCGATGGGTCCCGCCGCCTGCACGCCGCCCATCTCCAGGTCGTCGGAGATGACCAGCCCGCGGTAGCGCATGCGCCCGCGCAGGATCTCTTCGATCCAACGCGTCGAAAGCGAGGCCGGGACGCGCTCCTTGGTCAGCCCGGGATAGTCGGCGTGCGCCACCATGACGAAGGGCAGTTGCCGCGCCAGCGCGCGGTAGGGATAGAGGTCCTCGTCCCACAGCCGCCGCCAGGGCTTGAGCACGCTGGGCAGTTCGTGGTGGGTGTCGAGGTTGGCTTCGCCCAGCCCGGGGAAGTGCTTGCCGCAGCCCAGTACTCGGGCTTCCTTCAGGCCGCGCAGAAAGCCGCGGGCGTAGGCGACCACCTTCTTGGGCTCGGCGGAAGCGGTGCGCGGCCCCAGCACGGGACGCGAAACCTGCAGGCCGAGGTCGAGCACGGGAGCGAAGTCGGTGTTGAAGCCCAGCGCGCGCAGTTCCTGCCCGATCAGCGACCCATGTCGTTGAAAGAGCGTCCGCCGGCCGGTCGCGGCCACGTCCGCGACCGCGGGCGCGGGCGCGACCACGCTCTTCAGGCGGTCC
This DNA window, taken from Terriglobales bacterium, encodes the following:
- the nagZ gene encoding beta-N-acetylhexosaminidase, with translation MTPKRRSRTIDLRDQVGQLLILGFDGVEADDTLRALLSELRPGGVILFARNIVDPRQTHALLAECQKAVAIPLFRCVDLEGGTVDRLKSVVAPAPAVADVAATGRRTLFQRHGSLIGQELRALGFNTDFAPVLDLGLQVSRPVLGPRTASAEPKKVVAYARGFLRGLKEARVLGCGKHFPGLGEANLDTHHELPSVLKPWRRLWDEDLYPYRALARQLPFVMVAHADYPGLTKERVPASLSTRWIEEILRGRMRYRGLVISDDLEMGGVQAAGPIEQVAVETIRAGADVFLVCHKEEMVRRAFTAVLVEAVRNPEFRARVEESAARVLAAKKKWREMKTAAAPPSEAALKKLRSSMHRFADEVRAQVEQKA